The Corythoichthys intestinalis isolate RoL2023-P3 chromosome 1, ASM3026506v1, whole genome shotgun sequence genomic interval ttattactttacaacttttatatatataggaaagtcactttcatgcaatgacgacacttttcggccagcccccccccccccccccttaaaatccgtttATGGTCAGGAGGGAATTTTCACGCGGGGGGGATATTTTTTGGCAAACCTGTTGGACGTCATCGCTGTGCGGGGCTGATGGGTTGCGTGCGTGCACTGCCCTGCCGCCCTCAAGGAGCGGAAATTTCATGGACAGTATCCTCTGACTGGCCCTCGAGGACAGACTTCTATTGTCTCTCGTGCTATTTAATTTGGCACCTTATCGCGCAATGTGGGCCTATTGTCTTTTTATTGATGATGATAATTGTTTGTTTCGTTTCTCTTCTGTTCACGGCTGAAGCGTGCAGTGGTTGGATGGCGTTTGGGTGGTAGCGACCCCTGGTGTGCCATGATTTCttgcttttttggggggggttgtgTTTGTAGTGTTTTGGGGTTCGCCCACTTTATTTTGGGCCACACACTCAGGTTTTTGCCTCAGCCACTGCACGAGCCGcataaataatagtaataataaaaaggTCATGTAATTCTATAATCAATCAGATTGGAAAATATTACAATGCACAAGACTAATAAACACATCTTCCCTGAAAgccaaatcttttatcgcaaagtgtgcTACTTAGGGTCCCTGACCaccagggggcccccaatctggcaattgtttgtgttctattttgtttactagtttgctttatttgacttttgtgagttttgagacttgattacaagctgaaaaaaataaaagttcttccttctttctttcctcttagggaaaaaggtttggcgctatctactgtaagtactgacaatcatttggggtgagaagtttgaggtatgcagtgcaacaaaatctgattaatatacaaaatattgatttatgggttggattgcatgtatgggtttcacagttcactgtgacgaaatgttgggccaaaaatatggggccctttgaattattttgcttagggcccctaaatggcctgggccggccctgctgaaaccaaATAAAATTTGGAAACTGAACAAACAATAAAGAAAGGGAAGGGAAGAATCCAAGTatttcaaatacagtggggagaacaagaatttgatacactgccgattttgctggttttcccacgtgcaagccatgtagaggtctgtaatttgggtcaaaagttctcttcaactgtgagggacggagtctaatacaaaaatccagaaaatctcattgtataattttttaaataataaatttgtatttagctgcatgaaataagtatttgatacattatcaactagtaaatatttcggctcttagttcttttttaagaacccttcctgttctccactcattaccggaagtaactgcacctgtttgaactagttacctgtataaaagacacctgttcacatgctcaaacaaacaaactccaacctctccgcaatggccatgaccaaagagctgtgtaaggacagcagggataaaataatagatctgcacaatacttatttcatgcaattaaatgcaaatgtattatttaaaaatcatacgtgattttgttttttttgtattagattccgtccctcacagttgagaatttatgatacaaattacagacctctacatgctttgcaagtgggaaaaccagcaaaatcggcagtgtatcaaatacttgttctccccactgtaataatacattttatttcaaagCGCCTTTCAAGATAAAAGTTTACAAAAGTTACAAATAGTCTGGTGAAAAGGAAAATCAGAGTAAATCAAAGTAACAGGAAATAATTcataacaaaacagatgtgtatATATGTTATGAGTCCTGATTTGAAAAGTGAGAAGTTATATTCCAGAGAGTTGCAGAGCTGTGGGACAGAATGGCTAAACATAACAGTCActctattttttttgtatgtgaatgtgatttttttattataattttctAATGttactcaaacctgaatcaagTACATAATTAAGTAATAAAAGCacatggaaaaacaaaaatggccAGCAAGGTATTTTAATACCAAAAATACTGGAATAAAAACATGTCTGTTAAATTAAAACGTGTAATTTAAGCCTTAAGGTCCTGAgactatgtgtgtgtgtgtgtgtgtgtgtgtgtgtgtgtttggccttttaaaaaatatatatacacatttgaAAAAACTGCAAACATAAACTCTAAGGTAAACTGATTTGTTTTTCAACTTAGGTGAGTTCAAGGTCCCTTCAGCAATTACATTTTCACAAATGATCGCTTCAAATACCATGTGGAAATACAATTGGACTTGACTGAATACAAAGATACAATTcgtgaaaataaaatacacatattaggcaaaaagaaaaaaagattattttgaacatgctttttactttCAAACCTCTCATCTCCCAAACTCTTACtgcatgttgtcttccgttaTCATCATGGCGAGCGACAGTCCAACGACCAATGACATGAGTGGGATTTGGTGTTGAGATTGTTCCGTCAGCTAATTGGTCAAAAAGTAGGAGAGGCGGGGGAATGAGTTTCTCTGCATATTCTTGCAAATCACTGTACCAGTATTCCTTTGTTCTACAAATAAGACACTACTTTCAGTTTCAAGATGATTCCCCAATGTGGTTTCCTGCATGCAATACTAAATATCGCTTCTCAGTGAATCTTATACCACACAGTGTgcaggaaaaaggcttttctccagtgtgtattCTTGTATGCAATTTTAACCGATGCTTCCGAGAAAATCTTTTCTCACAAAAggagcaggcgaaaggcttctctcttGTGTGTGTAGACTTATGCTTTTCTAAATCTGTCTCCTGacggaatcttttaccacaaactgagcaaggAAAAGGCTTTTCTGGGGTGTGTGTGCTTATGTGTTTCTTAAAATTTTCCTTCTCGGTGAATTGTTGACCACaagatgtgcagacaaaaggccttTCTCTAGTGTGCGTCCTCTGATGCTTTTCTAAATTAAtcttctgagaaaatcttttatcgcaaagtgtgcaggtgaaaggcttctctccagtatgTGTGCGCTTATGTATTTCTAAATTATtcttctgagaaaatcttttatcgcaaagtgtacactcaaaaggcttctctccagtgtgtgtgcttgtgtgtttcTTTAAATTTCCCATCtccgtgaatcttttaccacaaaatgtgcagacaaaaggcttttctccagtgtgtgtgctaGTGTGTTTGTTCAATACTCCCTTCTCGGCGAACTGTTTACCACAAAACGTGCAgataaaaggcttttctccagtgtgtttacGCTTATGTGTTATTAAATTACACTTCAGAGAAAATCTTTTGTTGCAaagtgtgcagacaaaaggcttttctccagtgtgtgtacgcgcGTGTCTTTCTAATAGATTCTTCaaagaaaatcttttatcgcaaagtgagcaggtgaaaggcttctctcccgtGTGTGTGCTTGCGTGTTCGCTCAATTCTCCTTTCTCTGTGAATTGTTGATCACAACGTGTGctgacaaaaggcttttctccagagtGTGTATGCATGTGTCTTGTCAAATGTTGCTTCCGACAAAATGTTTTctcacacaaggagcaggcgtgaggcttctctccagtgtgtgtttgcATGTGTCTTGTCAACTGTTGCTTCTGACAAAATCTTTTCTCACATAAggagcaggcgaaaggcttctctccagtgtgtatgCTTGCGTGTTGTTTTAAATTTCCCATCTCagcgaatcttttaccacaacaagtgcagacaaaaggcttttctccactgTGTGTACGCTTATGCTTTTCTAAATGAGCCTTACAAGAAAATCTTTTatgacaaactgagcagggaaaaggctgCTCTCCGGTGTGTGTGCTTATGTGTTTCTTTAAATTTCCCTTCTcgatgaatcttttaccacaatatgtgcagacaaaaggcttttctccagtgtgtgtacgcgtaTGTATTTCTAAATAAGActtctgagaaaatcttttatcacaaagtgagcagggaaaaggtttcCCAACCGCGCATTCTTTTGTGTCCCTTTTCATTGATGACTTGTTTACAGATTTCGAAGTATTTTGGTCAAAGTCATCCTCCTCCTCATCGGTGTTAATGTCAGAAGAGTGGGACGTTACATCGTCGCTGTCCGAGAGCGGAGCTAAGAGGCCGTCCGGTTGCGATCGTCCTTCTCTTCTTGTTGTCAGGTGCTGAAAGGAAAAGTCGCTCGAAGGTTTcgctgctctgctctcttggTTTGGActttcatcttcttccttgacaaTGACAACCAATGGAAATGTAGTGATTTCATCttcctgttcttcttctttaatgCTGGGGGTCTCTAGctccgcctcctgtttgatGTACGGCATCTCCGACTCCTCCTCTTGTATAACGTGGAGGGGATCTTGCTTCTCAGGTTGAAGATCTTCTTCATTGACGTTTGAGGGAGACTGGGTGGGGGGGGAAAAATCGTGATTTGCTCATGTTGAGCCTCTGGTGTGATTTTCATGTTGCATATTTTTACTGACACTAAGAACCCTTTAGCTGTAGATACGTGTACAAAAAAATAGACTTTACTACGTTACTTTATtactgccattgatgatgatagaattgttaactcattagctgccattgacggcgtcagacgtccaattcactttGACTGGGAGCAAGGGCGGACTACAGGGATACCAGGCCTTTCCTAGGTGGGCCTATGACCCTTCTGGCCGTTGATCAAATGAGCGCATCTTAAAATTTGCGCACATGTGTAATCCGTGAATTACGGCTTCCGTGCGCTCATGTTGGGCACAACTCTTAAACACACTCccaacactctaaaacatataaTACCACCATtgccatcatttaaaaaataaagtcgCCTGATCTTAAAACCACTCCATCTTCATGTGCGTTACGTGCAATGTCACGTCAGTACAATACGATTCGATTTCCCAGAGTAACGGGTCGTTTAGTAAATTAGTACATTGCAAATTTATTCCATGTTTAccagataatttttcttaaatctagtcaaataattttttacatcttATACTGAGTTTTAAAGACGAAGAGATTAATGTGTAAGATTATTTTACTGACTTAAATATTACTACTTTTTCTATTTGTTCTTCTTAACCCCTTTAGACCTAAGAATGCTACTGAAGGACATGATGCGTTCGTTTCTCTAACCCAATAAATACACGGGagttagttgctattgccacttctagGAGATGACTGGATtaaactttacccatcgaaatcaaatcatgaggtttgtcATGCCCTCtctgctatttttggctctttgaaaatggctgaccaaacgcaacttcaaaaagactaacgtaaagtgctcatttctcatcaaaaatacattaacattaaaaataacaagTAAAACCATGAAATATCCACGACCCAAAAATTGCACattgttctggtgtttgagtaaaaatcagcgcagattttttttttttttgcccagtaaAAATAATGTGGGTCTAAAGGGTTTAAGGGTATCAACATAAgagttggtaatttttcacataaataaattaaaaaaaaaagctttccaaAAACGTTTTGATTAAAAGCTATTCTTTAATTAAGGACATTtctgacaattaaaaaaaaaaaaaaaaaagactaaatatACCAATTTACTGCTTAAAAAAAGGCTGTTAAGCCCTTTTTTAGATAGCTACTTTTCTCATTtcgagaaatctgagtaaaatttacataaagctagagctgaaacgaatactcgaataactcaagtttaaaaactgatcagagtaattttattcgtgtcgaggaatcgtttaattttgccagctctaagcatcacgttttgcccggactactttcatGGTGGGACAGCACGCTGACGTCACGTACGTACCGTAAAATAACAGCAGCGGCGGAtacatttgatttcaaccatgcacGGATATAGAGATAACAACGACGAAGCCCGCGAAAACCAAGAGAAATACACAaaggcagaaaatgtcaaaagtgtgggagcatttcaaggtgGAGACCGAGGCGAACTCTTGTTTAATGTAGTTACTGGAATACATCGCTTGCATAACAATACCCTCACCCGGCCCTGGCTACCCACGGCCCCGCCAATGCTTCCCACCTCAAGCTGGACCCTGCAACCAATGACCGCTCCCGAAACCCGGATTGGCCGCCACTGCGCGACCCGCCCACCTAGCCCCCGTGCCACTGAAAGCGGAGCGATactcgggacaaggtaaaattaattTAACGTAGCGCTGTTTATTAAGATTACCGTTCCTGTACCTTGCTAATGTAATTTTAGCTCTGCGGAGGGCCAAGTTTCTATTAATCACGACTACTGTCCTGGGGGGACCACA includes:
- the LOC130925680 gene encoding gastrula zinc finger protein XlCGF57.1-like, yielding MRSPSNVNEEDLQPEKQDPLHVIQEEESEMPYIKQEAELETPSIKEEEQEDEITTFPLVVIVKEEDESPNQESRAAKPSSDFSFQHLTTRREGRSQPDGLLAPLSDSDDVTSHSSDINTDEEEDDFDQNTSKSVNKSSMKRDTKECAVGKPFPCSLCDKRFSQKSYLEIHTRTHTGEKPFVCTYCGKRFIEKGNLKKHISTHTGEQPFPCSVCHKRFSCKAHLEKHKRTHSGEKPFVCTCCGKRFAEMGNLKQHASIHTGEKPFACSLCEKRFCQKQQLTRHMQTHTGEKPHACSLCEKTFCRKQHLTRHMHTHSGEKPFVSTRCDQQFTEKGELSEHASTHTGEKPFTCSLCDKRFSLKNLLERHARTHTGEKPFVCTLCNKRFSLKCNLITHKRKHTGEKPFICTFCGKQFAEKGVLNKHTSTHTGEKPFVCTFCGKRFTEMGNLKKHTSTHTGEKPFECTLCDKRFSQKNNLEIHKRTHTGEKPFTCTLCDKRFSQKINLEKHQRTHTRERPFVCTSCGQQFTEKENFKKHISTHTPEKPFPCSVCGKRFRQETDLEKHKSTHTREKPFACSFCEKRFSRKHRLKLHTRIHTGEKPFSCTLCGIRFTEKRYLVLHAGNHIGESS